A region from the Sphaerodactylus townsendi isolate TG3544 linkage group LG01, MPM_Stown_v2.3, whole genome shotgun sequence genome encodes:
- the BACH2 gene encoding transcription regulator protein BACH2 produces the protein MSVDEKTESPMYVYESTVHCTNILLCLNDQRKQDILCDVTLIVEGKEFRAHRAVLAACSEYFLQVLVGQTENDLVVSLPEEVTARGFGPLLQFAYTAKLLLSRENIQEVIHCAEFLRMHNLEDSCFSFLQTQLLNNEDGLFLCKKDPTYQRMHEDENSEEEEVETMESETSKISCPRERTHQEPFNFETANSEVDKEEGMLPDSALLRDDKDSLDKEAVTRYPRYKKYQLACTKNVYNTSHVSTSGFASTFSEESSGDSLKPELAVEQIKSEPRSEENDEENITLCLSGDEPDIRDKEEDVEMERKQPSPTGADRSKSGSSPSCLRSFFNRTKNIDLVDFPSTSQQHFARSPACPYDKGPTQGDHKADYVPFTGTYGLSQAVQKDASNFTVGSPLRGPGFGEGLCKQEGEVDRRSVIFSSNICDQVNTSVHSYSGVSNLDKDLAETVPKGLWAGSSQSLPTCQTYSHIGQAADHLPGRMRPNTSCPVPIKVCPRSPPLETRTRTSSSCSSYSYAEDGSGGSPCSLPLCEFSSSPCSQGARFLAPEHQEPGVMGDGMYSQVRPQIKCEPSYGTNSSDESGSFSEADSESCPVQDRGHEVKLPFPVDQITDLPRNDFQMMIKMHKLTSEQLEFIHDVRRRSKNRIAAQRCRKRKLDCIQNLECEIRKLVCEKEKLLSERNQLKACMGELLDNFSCLSQEVCRDMQSSEQIQDLHRYCPILRPMDLPTAVSINSSPARVEQNIVTSQCVGESLQCCSEQSPVQQLGAHWLPNNISDKCVATRVLDGADQGTYSEQELPLEQNNQTVTVDFCQEMTDKCTTDEQPRKEYT, from the exons GTCACTGCCAGGGGATTTGGCCCATTGTTACAGTTTGCCTACACTGCGAAGCTGTTACTCAGCAGAGAAAACATACAAGAGGTCATCCACTGTGCAGAATTCCTACGCATGCACAACCTGGAGGATTCCTGCTTCAGCTTTCTTCAGACCCAGCTGCTGAACAATGAAGATGGCCTATTCCTGTGCAAAAAGGACCCTACCTATCAGCGAATGCATGAAGACGAGAATTCTGAGGAAGAAGAGGTAGAGACTATGGAATCTGAGACTTCCAAGATATCTTGTCCAAGGGAGCGAACACACCAAGAGCCCTTTAACTTTGAAACGGCCAATTCGGAAGTAGATAAAGAGGAGGGGATGCTGCCTGACTCTGCCCTGCTAAGAGACGACAAGGACAGTTTGGACAAAGAAGCAGTCACACGGTATCCCAGATACAAGAAATACCAGCTGGCTTGTACCAAGAATGTCTACAATACATCACACGTTAGTACCTCAGGTTTTGCAAGCACATTCAGCGAAGAAAGTTCTGGTGACAGCCTCAAGCCGGAGCTTGCTGTAGAGCAAATTAAAAGTGAGCCTAGGAGTGAGGAGAATGATGAGGAAAACATCACGCTTTGCCTCTCTGGAGATGAGCCTGACATCAGGGATAAAGAGGAGGATGTTGAAATGGAGCGAAAGCAGCCAAGTCCTACTGGAGCTGACAGGTCTAAGAGTGGTTCCTCTCCTTCCTGCTTAAGGTCTTTCTTCAATCGAACAAAAAACATAGACTTGGTTGACTTCCCCAGTACTTCCCAACAGCACTTTGCCAGGAGTCCAGCCTGCCCTTATGACAAGGGGCCAACTCAGGGTGATCACAAAGCTGATTATGTCCCTTTCACAGGGACTTATGGACTGTCCCAAGCTGTTCAGAAGGATGCTTCCAATTTTACAGTGGGATCGCCTCTCAGGGGTCCTGGCTTTGGTGAAGGTCTCTGTAAGCAGGAAGGTGAGGTGGACAGAAGGAGTGTTATATTTTCTTCAAACATTTGTGACCAAGTAAACACTTCAGTGCATTCATATTCTGGCGTGAGCAACTTGGACAAAGATCTCGCCGAGACTGTGCCAAAGGGTCTATGGGCAGGAAGTAGCCAATCACTTCCCACCTGCCAGACCTATTCTCACATTGGACAGGCAGCTGATCACTTGCCAGGACGGATGCGGCCTAACACCAGCTGCCCAGTGCCAATTAAAGTTTGCCCTCGTTCTCCTCCTCTGGAAACCAGAACAAGGACCTCTAGCTCATGCTCCTCCTACTCTTATGCAGAGGACGGCAGTGGTGGTTCTCCTTGTAGCCTCCCTCTGTGTGAGTTTTCATCTTCCCCCTGTTCCCAAGGAGCTCGATTTCTGGCCCCTGAGCACCAGGAGCCGGGCGTGATGGGAGATGGAATGTACAGCCAAGTCAGACCCCAGATAAAATGTGAGCCATCCTATGGAACAAACTCCAGCGATGAGTCTGGATCGTTCTCTGAAGCAGACAGTGAATCATGTCCTGTGCAAGACAGAGGACATGAG GTGAAACTTCCATTTCCTGTCGATCAAATCACAGATCTTCCAAGGAACGATTTCCAGATGATGATAAAGATGCACAAATTAACCTCAGAGCAATTGGAATTTATCCATGATGTTCGGCGGCGCAGTAAAAACCGGATAGCAGCTCAACGCTGCCGCAAAAGAAAACTGGACTGTATTCAGAATTTAGAATGTGAAATCCGCAAGTTG GTTTGTGAGAAGGAAAAACTCCTGTCAGAAAGGAACCAGCTGAAGGCGTGCATGGGAGAGCTGTTAGATAATTTCTCCTGTCTTTCCCAAGAAGTGTGTAGGGATATGCAGAGCTCCGAACAGATCCAAGACCTACACCGATACTGCCCTATTCTCAGGCCTATGGATCTACCAACAGCAGTCAGTATCAACTCTTCACCAGCCAGAGTGGAGCAAAACATTGTAACATCGCAGTGTGTTGGGGAGAGCTTGCAGTGCTGTTCAGAGCAAAGCCCCGTGCAGCAGTTAGGAGCTCACTGGCTACCTAACAACATTTCCGACAAGTGCGTTGCAACTAGAGTACTGGATGGAGCTGACCAAGGTACTTACTCTGAGCAGGAGCTCCCTCTAGAGCAAAATAACCAAACGGTGACGGTGGACTTCTGCCAGGAAATGACCGATAAATGTACGACAGATGAGCAGCCTAGGAAGGAGTACACCTAG